In Vreelandella piezotolerans, one genomic interval encodes:
- a CDS encoding NAD(P)(+) transhydrogenase (Re/Si-specific) subunit beta, with product MLEQGFVSAAAIAASVLFILSLGGLSNQEKAKRAVWYGIVGMAVAVFFTAFGPGIGGYWWLIPMMLIGAAIGAYVAGKVEMTEMPQLVAALHSFVGLAAVFVAWSADLERRRVMAARAAEASLDQFSAFAALVATKAPDELMFLQIEVVLGIFIGAVTFTGSVIAFGKLAGKVDGKPKQLPGGHMLNAGAAVLSLLLAILYLNGAGFWTLLVIAALAFFIGYHLIMGIGGADMPVVVSMLNSYSGWAAAAIGFTLSNDLLIVTGALVGSSGAILSYIMCKAMNRNFVSVILGGFGGAQGPAAEIEGEQVSIDANGVATALNDADSIIIVPGYGMAVAQAQTAVSDLVRKLRAAGKTVRFGIHPVAGRLPGHMNVLLAEAKVPYDIVLEMDEINDDFATTDVVIVIGSNDIVNPAAEEDPNSPIAGMPVLKVWEAKQVFVSKRGQGTGYSGIENPLFFKENTRMFYGDARESLNALLPLVD from the coding sequence ATGTTAGAGCAAGGATTCGTATCTGCCGCAGCGATTGCGGCCAGCGTGCTGTTCATTTTGTCGCTGGGCGGCTTGAGTAATCAGGAAAAGGCCAAGCGCGCCGTGTGGTACGGCATCGTCGGTATGGCGGTCGCGGTGTTTTTCACCGCGTTTGGCCCCGGTATCGGCGGCTACTGGTGGCTGATTCCGATGATGCTGATTGGCGCAGCCATTGGTGCTTACGTAGCGGGCAAGGTCGAGATGACCGAAATGCCCCAGCTCGTGGCCGCGCTGCACAGTTTCGTAGGCTTGGCAGCGGTCTTCGTTGCCTGGAGCGCAGACCTGGAACGCCGCCGGGTGATGGCAGCTCGTGCCGCTGAGGCGTCGCTGGACCAGTTCTCCGCTTTTGCGGCGCTGGTGGCCACCAAGGCCCCCGACGAGCTGATGTTCCTGCAAATCGAGGTGGTGCTGGGCATCTTCATTGGCGCGGTGACGTTCACCGGCTCGGTCATTGCCTTCGGCAAGCTGGCGGGCAAGGTAGACGGTAAACCCAAGCAACTGCCCGGCGGCCACATGCTGAATGCGGGTGCCGCAGTACTATCGCTGCTGCTGGCGATTCTCTACCTCAACGGCGCAGGCTTCTGGACGCTGCTGGTGATTGCGGCGCTGGCGTTCTTCATTGGGTATCACCTGATCATGGGCATCGGCGGAGCCGATATGCCGGTGGTGGTCTCCATGTTGAACAGCTACTCCGGCTGGGCGGCGGCGGCGATTGGTTTCACGCTTTCCAACGACCTGTTGATCGTGACCGGTGCGCTGGTGGGCTCCTCCGGGGCGATTCTCTCTTACATCATGTGTAAGGCGATGAACCGCAATTTCGTCAGCGTGATTCTAGGTGGTTTTGGGGGGGCTCAAGGGCCTGCCGCGGAAATCGAAGGCGAGCAGGTCTCCATCGACGCCAATGGCGTCGCTACCGCACTGAACGACGCCGATAGCATCATCATCGTACCGGGCTACGGCATGGCGGTGGCGCAGGCGCAAACCGCGGTCAGCGATCTCGTTCGCAAGCTGCGCGCGGCGGGTAAGACCGTACGTTTCGGTATCCACCCGGTGGCTGGGCGCTTGCCGGGGCATATGAACGTGCTGTTGGCGGAAGCCAAGGTGCCCTACGATATCGTGCTGGAAATGGACGAGATCAACGACGATTTCGCCACGACCGACGTGGTCATCGTCATCGGCTCCAACGACATCGTGAACCCTGCCGCCGAAGAGGACCCCAACAGCCCCATCGCGGGCATGCCGGTGCTCAAAGTGTGGGAAGCGAAGCAGGTCTTCGTCAGCAAACGTGGTCAAGGCACCGGCTATTCGGGTATCGAGAACCCGCTGTTCTTCAAGGAGAACACCCGGATGTTCTACGGTGATGCTCGCGAAAGCCTGAATGCGCTGCTACCACTGGTGGATTGA
- a CDS encoding Re/Si-specific NAD(P)(+) transhydrogenase subunit alpha, which translates to MKIGAPKESARGEARVALTPESAKHLQNLGHECLIETGAGLAAGFNDDTYRDAGVTVIESADALWRDAEVVIKVREPSDEEAKRLREGQTLIAFFWPAQNEALLEACKAQGATVIAMDMVPRISRAQKMDALSSMANIAGYRAVIEAGNNFGRFFTGQVTAAGKVPPAKVLVIGAGVAGLAAIGTATSLGAVVRAFDVRPEVSEQIESMGAEFLFLDFEDSQDGSESGGYAAPSSPEFREKQLECFREQAPDVDIVITTALIPGKPAPKLWLEDMVAAMKPGSVIVDLAAEKGGNCDLTQPDERVVSDNGVVVIGYTDFPSRMATQASLLYATNIRHMLTDLTPEKDGVIHHDMDDDVIRGATVTHQGEITFPPPPPKVKAIGAAKPKKKEKEPTPEEKKAAELAEFKAQTKRQVSLLAIGGALMLLLGWVAPASFMQHFIVFVLACFIGFQVIWKVSHSLHTPLMAVTNAISGIIILGAILQIGSGSAVVSVLAGISVLIASINIVGGFLVTRRMLAMFQKS; encoded by the coding sequence GTGAAAATAGGCGCACCAAAAGAGAGTGCCCGGGGAGAAGCGCGGGTCGCGCTGACCCCTGAGAGCGCAAAGCATCTTCAAAATTTGGGCCATGAGTGCCTCATCGAAACGGGGGCTGGCCTAGCCGCGGGATTCAATGACGACACCTATCGTGACGCTGGCGTGACCGTGATCGAGAGCGCCGACGCGCTGTGGCGCGACGCTGAAGTGGTCATCAAGGTTCGCGAACCCTCTGATGAAGAGGCCAAGCGGCTGCGCGAAGGTCAAACGCTGATCGCCTTTTTCTGGCCCGCGCAAAACGAAGCGCTGCTGGAAGCCTGCAAAGCCCAGGGGGCCACCGTGATCGCCATGGACATGGTGCCGCGTATCTCTCGGGCGCAGAAAATGGATGCGCTGTCGTCCATGGCCAACATTGCGGGCTACCGCGCGGTGATCGAGGCGGGCAATAACTTTGGCCGTTTCTTTACCGGCCAAGTGACCGCCGCCGGCAAAGTACCGCCCGCCAAAGTGTTAGTGATCGGTGCTGGGGTGGCGGGCTTGGCGGCGATTGGCACGGCGACGAGTCTGGGGGCCGTGGTGCGCGCCTTCGACGTACGGCCCGAGGTCTCCGAGCAGATCGAGTCCATGGGCGCCGAGTTCCTGTTCCTCGATTTCGAAGATAGCCAGGATGGTTCCGAAAGCGGGGGCTATGCGGCACCTTCGAGCCCTGAATTCCGCGAGAAGCAGCTGGAATGCTTCCGCGAGCAGGCCCCGGACGTGGATATCGTCATCACCACGGCGCTGATTCCCGGTAAGCCTGCGCCCAAGCTGTGGCTGGAAGACATGGTCGCGGCCATGAAGCCCGGTTCGGTGATCGTCGATTTGGCCGCCGAGAAGGGCGGTAACTGCGACCTGACTCAGCCTGACGAGCGCGTAGTGAGCGATAACGGCGTGGTGGTGATCGGCTACACCGACTTCCCCTCGCGCATGGCGACGCAAGCCTCACTGCTTTACGCTACCAACATTCGCCACATGCTCACCGATCTCACCCCCGAGAAAGACGGCGTGATCCACCACGACATGGACGACGACGTGATTCGGGGGGCCACGGTGACGCACCAAGGCGAGATTACTTTCCCACCGCCGCCGCCGAAGGTGAAAGCTATCGGCGCGGCCAAGCCGAAGAAAAAAGAGAAAGAGCCAACGCCCGAAGAGAAAAAGGCCGCCGAGCTTGCCGAATTCAAAGCGCAAACTAAGCGTCAGGTGAGCCTGCTGGCGATAGGCGGTGCGCTGATGCTGCTGCTCGGCTGGGTCGCCCCGGCCTCGTTCATGCAGCACTTCATCGTCTTCGTGCTGGCCTGCTTCATCGGCTTCCAGGTGATTTGGAAAGTGAGCCACTCGCTACATACGCCGCTGATGGCGGTGACCAACGCGATATCCGGCATCATCATCTTGGGGGCGATTCTGCAAATTGGCTCCGGCAGCGCGGTCGTTAGCGTGCTGGCGGGTATTTCCGTACTGATCGCGTCGATCAATATCGTGGGTGGCTTCCTGGTGACACGCCGGATGCTGGCCATGTTCCAAAAATCCTAA
- a CDS encoding LysR family transcriptional regulator, with the protein MRSLRHFDLNLLLVFEMLMRERHVTRAAEKLHLSQPALSHALKRLREALDDPLLVRTEQGLQPTPRAMALLPVVQQALAALQAGLAPPATFAPDTSTRRFTLATTDYFEEVMYPAFLSQLLGYAPGISFYIELITPEVLSEALEQRQVDMVVGLDSQSSLPNGVVQTPWMHEELVCLAAQHNPHVGDALALEAFARQLHVELADISGLLPSRIENCLAEHGLTRRVISKNLNYIAAARVVALTDAIITLPRQMAERFVAMLPVRMVAPPDELPELTMTLIQHTLYANAPANVWLYQELTAFAKNASR; encoded by the coding sequence ATGCGGTCGCTCCGCCATTTTGACCTGAACTTGCTGCTGGTCTTCGAGATGCTCATGCGCGAGCGCCACGTCACCCGTGCCGCCGAAAAGCTCCATCTCAGCCAGCCCGCGCTCAGCCATGCGCTGAAGCGCCTGAGAGAAGCGCTCGACGATCCGCTGTTGGTGCGCACCGAGCAGGGCCTGCAGCCGACGCCCCGCGCCATGGCGCTGCTGCCGGTGGTGCAGCAGGCGCTGGCGGCGCTGCAAGCGGGCTTGGCTCCACCCGCCACGTTCGCGCCCGACACCAGCACCCGGCGCTTTACGCTGGCGACCACCGACTACTTCGAAGAGGTCATGTATCCGGCGTTTCTTAGCCAGCTGTTGGGCTATGCGCCCGGCATCAGTTTTTACATCGAGCTGATTACGCCGGAGGTGCTGAGTGAGGCGTTAGAGCAGCGCCAGGTGGATATGGTGGTTGGCTTGGACAGCCAGTCATCGCTGCCCAATGGCGTGGTGCAAACGCCCTGGATGCACGAAGAGCTGGTGTGTCTGGCGGCCCAGCACAACCCTCACGTGGGGGACGCGCTGGCGCTGGAGGCATTTGCCCGCCAGCTCCACGTCGAGCTCGCCGACATCAGCGGCCTGTTGCCCAGCCGTATCGAAAACTGCCTGGCTGAGCACGGGCTGACGCGTCGCGTGATTTCGAAGAACCTCAATTACATCGCCGCCGCACGGGTCGTCGCGCTGACCGATGCGATCATCACCTTGCCGCGCCAAATGGCCGAGCGCTTCGTCGCTATGCTGCCCGTGCGCATGGTGGCGCCGCCGGACGAGCTTCCCGAATTGACCATGACGCTGATCCAGCACACCCTCTACGCCAACGCGCCTGCCAACGTCTGGCTTTACCAGGAGCTCACGGCGTTTGCGAAGAATGCCAGTCGTTAA